Genomic segment of Ewingella sp. CoE-038-23:
CACAGATAGCCAGCCCCAGCCCGGTACCCTGGAAGTGACGCTGCACGCCGCTGCCCACCTGGAAGAACGGGTCAAACAGACGGGTGATTTCGCGCTCAGGAATACCACAGCCGGTGTCGCGAACCTGGAACTCCATATAGTTACCACAGGTGCGCGCATGCAGCACGATACAGCCCGTATCGGTGAATTTAATCGCATTATTAAGGATGTTCGACAGCACCTGCTGCAAGCGCACTGGGTCGCCCAAGAACGACATCGGCACGTTGTGCTCGATAAAGCAGTACAGCCCAAGATGCTTCTTCACCACCAACGGCAAATAGTTACCGGCAATATGGGTGATCACTTCGCGGCAAGAGAACTCCTGCGGTTCAATTTTCAGCTGTTCGGACTCAATCTTTGAGAAATCGAGGATATCGCTAATAATTTTCAGCAGCAGCGCCGATGAGTTATTCATCGCGGTGACCAGACGATCAACGCCCTGCGGCAGGCCCTGAGTTTGCAGCAAATCGAGATTACCTATGATGCCGTAGAGCGGCGTACGTAACTCGTGGCTGACGGTCGCCAAGAACATGGATTTAGACTGGCTGGCCTGCTCGGCGGCGTTAGCCATCTCCTGCAATGACTCTTCCATTCTGACGCGCGCACTGACGTCGATCAGCACGCAAATTGCCACGTCTTCATTGCGATAGCGCGAATGCACAAAGCTCAGCTGAATGTTGTTATTGTCTTTGGTGATGACATCGACAAAGTTGACCTGCTGGTCACAGATAATCCGCGTGATGCGCTGGCGGTCTTCCGCCGTCAGCATGTTGATGTAGTTATGCGCCAGCTCGTTACTCAGGATATTCACGCCATCGCTGATACGCAGAATGGAAATCCCCACCGGCGCAGACGCCACTATCTTGTGGTTAAACTGCTCGTGCTCTTCAAGGCGGAAGGCGTTCTGCTCAGCGGGCAGGAAGATTTTCCGCTCGAAAACCCATGCCAGAATAAACAGCAGCAAGGCAGAGAAAATATTCAGCAGAACGGCGTTAAAGATAAGAATTTTAAAGCGTTCAATGACCGTGTTAAACGGCAATGAATAGACCACGCTGAGGCTCGACGGCGATAAGGACTTCTTATAAACCAAATCGTTATAGCCATTCATGTAGCCGAAATAGGTCGCCTCTGACGGGAATCCGCCCAGGATCGAAGGATTACGCCCGCTCTCAGAGAAACTGAGCAAAGGTTCGTTATCGGCATTGAGGATCGTCACCCCCGTGTGCAGCGATGATGGCGTCACCATATCTTCCTGGCGCAGCGTCTGCTGGATGCCCATCAGCGCTTCCAGCTTGTTTCCGACATAAATTGGCGTCAAAACATAGAGATAGCCTAAATCTTTATTTGGGCCGGGTGAAACCCAGTACAGGCTGTTCTCTTTATCCTGATTCTTACCATTGCGGTACTTGAGGATTTTCTCATGCAGCGATTTCAGAACGTTGCTGTTGTCGCGTTCAATGGGTTGGCTGTTGAGGCCGAAATCGACCATACACAGGCTTTCGCCACCGATGAAGAACACCCGGTTGAGATCGTAAGCATCGGAAAAATTGTCTTTCCAATAATGGATCATGTTACCGAGTGAATTGAGCGAATTGCGGTAGCTATCGTTAAGCTGGCTGCAATCAGATTCTGAATAGAGTGGATGATAAGTCGGCTGGATATTCTTACTGCTAATGACACCGTTGATGATGTCGAGGCCGTTCATCGAATCACTAAGGCGCTTTTCGGCCATGTATTTAACATCCCGCATAATATCTGCGGAATTCTTAATGTAACTCTGCGCCTGATCGTAATTGAGATTGTCCTCATCACGGATTTCCGACTCTTTGTTGTGGAAAATATTCAGGACATAGAATGTCGTCAGCAACGCGCCCAGCGACCACAGCATAAACGCCAATACCCTGAACAGGTAACGGGAGATGCGCAGCGTTGTTCTAAAAGAGGTTAAATATTTCAAAGGACTACCATCGACATTGCGGAGTCACCACAGGGCGGAAAACGACAGTTAGAATACACTATTGTCGCAGAGACTAAAAAGGGCACAACCTAAATAGGATGTGCCCTTATGTGCGTTTCAAAGCGACTGAAACTTACTCTTTTTCAGCGTCTTCGTCGTCAGCGTCAACATCATCTTCGACAGCTTCGTCGTCCGATTCTGTTTCATCTGGCAACTCAGCTTCCTGAGCAGCTTCCAGCTCACCTTCAACCGTTGCTACGCCATCCAACTCTTCGTCTTCAACTGGCTCGGCAACGCGTTGCAGACCAACCACGTTCTCATCTTCTGCGGTACGGATAAGCGTCACACCCTGGGTGTTACGGCCTACGGTACTCACTTCAGAAACGCGAGTACGCACCAGCGTGCCTGCATCGGTGATCATCATGATCTGGTCCGCTTCATCAACCTGAATCGCGCCAACAACTGGACCATTACGCTCGCTCACTTTGATGGAGATAACGCCCTGTGTTGCACGAGACTTAGTTGGGTACTGAGCAGACTCGGTACGCTTACCGAAACCATTCTGCGTTACGGTCAGGATACAACCGTCGCCGCGTGGAATGATCAGGGAAACAACGCTATCACCTTCGCCCAGACGAATACCGCGAACACCGGTCGCGGTACGGCCCATCTTACGCACGGCTTCTTCAGAGAAGCGCACCACTTTACCGGCCGCAGAGAACAGCATGACTTCATCTTTACCGTCAGTCAGGTCAACACCAATCAGCTCATCACCCTCGTTAAGGTTGATGGCGATGATGCCAGCGCTGCGTGGGCGGCTGAAATCAGTCAAAGCAGTTTTCTTCACGGTACCGCTGGCAGTTGCCATGAATACGTGACGCCCTTCTTCGTACTCGCGCACTGGAAGGATGGCGGTAATGCGCTCGTTCGGCTCAAGCGGCAACAAGTTGACGATTGGACGACCACGCGCACCACGGCTGGCTTCTGGCAATTGGTACACTTTCATCCAGTACAGACGACCACGGCTGGAGAACATCAGGATCGTGTCGTGTGTATTGGCGACCAGCAGGCGGTCGATGAAATCTTCTTCTTTAATACGTGCAGCAGACTTACCTTTACCACCGCGGCGTTGCGCTTCGTAGTCGGTCAGAGGCTGGTACTTCACATAGCCCTGATGCGACAGCGTCACTACAACGTCTTCCTGATTGATCAGGTCTTCGATGTTGATGTCGGAGGTATTAGCCGTGATTTCAGTACGACGCGGATCGTTGTACTGGTCACGAATCGCTTCCAGCTCTTCACGGATAACTTCCATCAGGCGATCTGGATTTTCCAGAATCAGGATCAGTTCCGCGATTTGCGTCAGCAAGTCTTTGTATTCATCCAGCAGTTTTTCGTGCTCAAGGCCGGTCAGTTTCTGCAAACGCAGATCCAGAATGGCTTGGGCTTGCTGCTCGGTCAGGAAGTATTTCCCGTCGTGAATACCAAATTCTGGCTCCAGCCACTCAGGGCGCGCTGCGTCGTCACCGGCACTTGCCAGCATCGCTGCGACGTTACCCAGATCCCATGAACGGGCAATCAATCCGGCTTTGGCTTCCGCAGGAGACTGGGCTGCGCGGATCAGTTCAATGATAGGATCGATGTTAGCCAGAGCGATGGCCAGTGCTTCGAGGATATGAGCACGGTCACGCGCTTTGCGCAGTTCGAAAATGGTACGGCGCGTCACCACTTCGCGGCGGTGGCGCACAAACGCGGACAGGATCTCTTTCAGGCCCAGAATCTTTGGCTGGCCCTGATGCAGAGCAACCATGTTGATACCGAAAGAAGTCTGCAGCTGCGTCAGAGAGTAGAGGTTGTTCAGAACCACTTCACCGACCGCATCGCGTTTGATTTCAATCACAATGCGCATGCCGTCTTTGTCAGACTCGTCGCGCAGTGCACTGATACCTTCAAGACGTTTTTCCTTCACCAGCTCGGCGATCTTTTCGATCAGACGGGCTTTGTTCACCTGATAAGGGATCTCGTGAACGATGATGGTTTCGCGACCGGTTTTGGCGTCAGCTTCCACTTCCGCGCGGGCACGAATTAGGATCTTGCCACGGCCGGTGCGATAGGCTTCTTCAATACCACGGCGACCATTGATGATGGCGGCGGTAGGGAAGTCAGGCCCTGGGATGTGTTCCATCAGCCCTTCAATGCTGATGTTTTCATCGTCGATATACGCCAGACAGCCGTTGATAACCTCGGTGAGGTTATGTGGCGGGATATTGGTCGCCATACCTACTGCGATACCTGACGCACCGTTAACCAACAGGTTAGGGATACGCGTCGGCATGACCGCAGGGATCTGCTCGGTACCATCGTAGTTCGGCACGAAGTCGACGGTTTCTTTTTCAAGGTCTGCCAACAGTTCGTGGGCAATTTTTGACATGCGAATTTCGGTATAACGCATGGCTGCAGCGGAGTCGCCGTCTACCGAACCAAAGTTACCCTGCCCGTCCACCAGCATATAGCGAAGTGAAAAAGGCTGAGCCATACGAACGATGGTGTCATAGACCGCGGTATCACCATGTGGGTGATATTTACCGATAACGTCACCGACCACACGGGCCGATTTCTTATAGGCTTTATTCCAGTCGTTACCCAGAACGTTCATTGCGAAAAGTACGCGGCGGTGCACCGGTTTCAAACCATCGCGCACATCTGGCAACGCACGCCCGACGATAACGGACATGGCGTAATCCAGGTAAGAGTTTTTCAACTCTTCTTCGATGTTTATCGGTGTGATTTCTCTGGCAAGGTCGCTCATGGAGCTGCTATCCCTCTACTGATTATTCATTGCCGGTGCCTGTATAGGCAAAGGTGTAAAACTATACCACAAAGCTGAGATCTGTGGAAAAGAACCTCCCTATTTCGCGCTATTTTAAATCCAAATTGTCGGCCTGATTCAAACCTTTGGCGCTGTTCCCTCTTCTTTGCACGGCAAACGCCAGCATTTCGCGCAAAGATTCGCCACACAGACAAAACTGAACCTCGGGGGAGGAATATGTATAATCCGCCCTATCAAGCTATAGGGAGTTCATCACGCTCATGAATACAGCATCGACTAATAACACGCAGAATATCGACCACGACGAAATCGCCAAGTTTGAAGCCGTGGCTTCGCGCTGGTGGGATTTGGAAGGCGAATTCAAGCCGCTGCATCGCATTAACCCACTGCGCCTTAACTATATCCTCGAACGCGCCGACGGCCTGTTTGAGAAAAACGTCCTCGACGTCGGCTGCGGCGGCGGCATCCTGAGTGAAAGCATGGCCGTCGCGGGTGCGCATGTAACGGGTCTGGATATGGGCGGTGAGCCTCTGCAGGTTGCTCGTTTGCACGCGTTAGAGAGCGGCGTCAATGTCAGTTATGTTCAGGAAACGGTAGAAGCCCACGCCGAAGCCAACCCACAAAAGTATGATGTGGTGACCTGCATGGAGATGCTCGAGCACGTCCCTGACCCGGCCTCGGTAGTGGCTGCCTGTGCCCGCCTGGTTAAACCAGGTGGCCACGTGTTTTTCTCCACCATTAACCGCAACAACAAAGCCTGGTTAATGGCTATTTTCGGCGCTGAATATGTTCTGAAAATGGTTCCAAAAGGCACGCACGACATTAAGAAATTCATCAAACCGTCCGAGCTGCTGGCGATGGTTGATCGCACTGATTTGGTCGAGCGCGGCATCATGGGCCTGCACTACAACCCGCTAACCGACCATTTCAAACTCGGCAAAAACGTTGATGTGAACTACATGATCCACACCCAAGCCCTGGCCGATGAGAAAAAATAAAGCACAGGTTTAGCCCTGTTGCTGGTATTAACGCGCAGAAAATGGTTTTTAAACCAGATTCTGCGCTTGTAACAAACAGTAAAATCTTAGTTTTTAGCAGTTTGGCGAGAAGTCTGTTAGCTACATCTTTTTTTAGAATAGTTAGCAACACTAATATAGCGTTTTTTCTAATGTTTAAGAAATCGGCAGTCGATCAAGTTTTCAAAAAATATAAGAAAATCGTATTGTAGATATTGACAGTTTAACCGCCCCAGCAACCACGTACACTCCAGCCCCACCCTGATAAATTCTCCCCAACTTATCCACAAAAATGGCCATTTTGTTCACTTGCAAAAGGCACATCCAACCACTATCTTGTCATCAGAAATTAACAAACCCACAATATATAGTGTTTATATCCTGAGCAGCACACAACGCGCAGATTAGACAGATTTCGCTGGGAATCTGCGTTTCGTCAGGCCCTTTATAAACCTCTAAGGTACAGCCCCTAATGAATCAGAGTCTTCTTGTTACTAAACGCGATGGCCGTAAAGAACGCATCAACCTTGATAAAATTCACCGAGTCATCGACTGGGCTGCCGAAGGGCTTCAAAACGTCTCTGTTTCGCAAGTAGAACTCCGTTCCCACATCCAGTTTTACGATGGGATTAAAACCGGCGACATCCACGAAACCATCATTAAAGCGGCTGCGGACCTGATCTCTAAAGATGCCCCGGATTATCAATATCTGGCTGCGCGTCTGGCGGTGTTCCATCTGCGTAAAAAAGCTTACGGCCAATTTGAGCCGCCAAAACTTATCGATCAGGTTAATCGTATGGTCGATATGGGTAAATATGACAAACATCTGCTGGAAGACTACACGGCTGAAGAGTTCGAGCAGATGGACAGTTTTATTGACCACTGGCGTGATATGAATTTCTCCTATGCCGCGGTGAAGCAGCTGGAAGGTAAATACCTGGCGCAAAACCGCGTGACGGGCGAAATTTATGAAAGTGCCCAGTTCCTCTATATTCTGGTCGCCGCCTGCCTGTTCTCTGGCTACCCGCGCGATACCCGTCTGGATTACGTTAAACGTTTCTATGACGCCATTTCGACCTTCAAAATCTCGCTGCCAACGCCAATCATGTCCGGCGTGCGTACCCCTACGCGCCAGTTCAGCTCTTGCGTGCTGATCGAATGTGGCGACAGCCTCGACTCCATCAACGCCACCTCAAGCGCTATCGTGAAATACGTTTCTCAGCGCGCAGGTATCGGGATTAACGCTGGCCGCATTCGCGCGCTAGGTAGCCCAATTCGCGGCGGTGAAGCTTTCCACACCGGCTGTATTCCTTTCTATAAGCACTTCCAGACCGCGGTGAAGTCCTGCTCTCAGGGCGGCGTGCGTGGTGGTGCTGCCACTCTGTTCTACCCAATGTGGCACTTGGAAGTTGAAAGCCTGTTGGTGCTGAAAAACAACCGTGGCGTCGAAGGCAACCGCGTTCGCCACATGGACTACGGCGTACAGATCAACAAGCTGATGTATCAGCGTCTGGTGAAAGGCGGCGACATCACCCTGTTCAGCCCGTCTGACGTCCCTGGCCTGTACGATGCGTTCTTCGCGGACCAAGACGAATTCGAGCGTCTGTACGAAAAATACGAGCAAGACGACAGCATCCGTAAGCAGAAAGTGAAAGCGGTTGAGCTGTTCTCCCTGATGATGCAAGAGCGCGCCTCCACTGGCCGTATCTACATTCAGCACGTTGACCACTGCAACACCCACAGCCCGTTTGACCCGGCTATCGCGCCAGTTCGCCAGTCCAACCTGTGTCTGGAAATCGCCCTGCCAACCAAGCCGCTGGACGATGTTAACGATGAAAACGGTGAAATCGCGCTCTGTACGCTGTCTGCCTTCAACCTCGGCGCAATTAACAGCCTCGACGATTTGGAAGAGCTGGCAACGCTGGCGGTTCGTGCCCTCGACGCCCTGCTCGACTATCAGGATTACCCAATCAAAGCCGCAAACCGTGGCGCGATGGGCCGCCGTACTCTGGGTATTGGCGTCATTAACTTCGCTTACTATCTGGCGAAGAACGGCGTGCGCTACTCCGACGGCAGCGCCAACAACCTGACGCACAAAACCTTCGAAGCCATTCAGTACTACCTGCTGAAAGCCTCTAACAATTTGGCGAAAGAGCAAGGTGCTTGCCCGTGGTTCAACGAAACCACTTATGCACAGGGCATCATGCCTATCGATACCTATAAAAAGGATCTCGATGCCATTTGTAATGAGCCACTGCACTTAGACTGGGACGCGCTGCGTAAAGACATTCAAGAGCACGGCCTGCGTAACTCCACGCTGTCTGCCCTGATGCCGTCTGAGACTTCTTCGCAAATCTCTAACGCCACCAACGGCATTGAGCCACCACGCGGCCACATCAGCATCAAAGCGTCGAAAGACGGGATTCTGCGTCAGG
This window contains:
- the gyrA gene encoding DNA topoisomerase (ATP-hydrolyzing) subunit A, encoding MSDLAREITPINIEEELKNSYLDYAMSVIVGRALPDVRDGLKPVHRRVLFAMNVLGNDWNKAYKKSARVVGDVIGKYHPHGDTAVYDTIVRMAQPFSLRYMLVDGQGNFGSVDGDSAAAMRYTEIRMSKIAHELLADLEKETVDFVPNYDGTEQIPAVMPTRIPNLLVNGASGIAVGMATNIPPHNLTEVINGCLAYIDDENISIEGLMEHIPGPDFPTAAIINGRRGIEEAYRTGRGKILIRARAEVEADAKTGRETIIVHEIPYQVNKARLIEKIAELVKEKRLEGISALRDESDKDGMRIVIEIKRDAVGEVVLNNLYSLTQLQTSFGINMVALHQGQPKILGLKEILSAFVRHRREVVTRRTIFELRKARDRAHILEALAIALANIDPIIELIRAAQSPAEAKAGLIARSWDLGNVAAMLASAGDDAARPEWLEPEFGIHDGKYFLTEQQAQAILDLRLQKLTGLEHEKLLDEYKDLLTQIAELILILENPDRLMEVIREELEAIRDQYNDPRRTEITANTSDINIEDLINQEDVVVTLSHQGYVKYQPLTDYEAQRRGGKGKSAARIKEEDFIDRLLVANTHDTILMFSSRGRLYWMKVYQLPEASRGARGRPIVNLLPLEPNERITAILPVREYEEGRHVFMATASGTVKKTALTDFSRPRSAGIIAINLNEGDELIGVDLTDGKDEVMLFSAAGKVVRFSEEAVRKMGRTATGVRGIRLGEGDSVVSLIIPRGDGCILTVTQNGFGKRTESAQYPTKSRATQGVISIKVSERNGPVVGAIQVDEADQIMMITDAGTLVRTRVSEVSTVGRNTQGVTLIRTAEDENVVGLQRVAEPVEDEELDGVATVEGELEAAQEAELPDETESDDEAVEDDVDADDEDAEKE
- the ubiG gene encoding bifunctional 2-polyprenyl-6-hydroxyphenol methylase/3-demethylubiquinol 3-O-methyltransferase UbiG translates to MNTASTNNTQNIDHDEIAKFEAVASRWWDLEGEFKPLHRINPLRLNYILERADGLFEKNVLDVGCGGGILSESMAVAGAHVTGLDMGGEPLQVARLHALESGVNVSYVQETVEAHAEANPQKYDVVTCMEMLEHVPDPASVVAACARLVKPGGHVFFSTINRNNKAWLMAIFGAEYVLKMVPKGTHDIKKFIKPSELLAMVDRTDLVERGIMGLHYNPLTDHFKLGKNVDVNYMIHTQALADEKK
- the nrdA gene encoding class 1a ribonucleoside-diphosphate reductase subunit alpha, whose amino-acid sequence is MNQSLLVTKRDGRKERINLDKIHRVIDWAAEGLQNVSVSQVELRSHIQFYDGIKTGDIHETIIKAAADLISKDAPDYQYLAARLAVFHLRKKAYGQFEPPKLIDQVNRMVDMGKYDKHLLEDYTAEEFEQMDSFIDHWRDMNFSYAAVKQLEGKYLAQNRVTGEIYESAQFLYILVAACLFSGYPRDTRLDYVKRFYDAISTFKISLPTPIMSGVRTPTRQFSSCVLIECGDSLDSINATSSAIVKYVSQRAGIGINAGRIRALGSPIRGGEAFHTGCIPFYKHFQTAVKSCSQGGVRGGAATLFYPMWHLEVESLLVLKNNRGVEGNRVRHMDYGVQINKLMYQRLVKGGDITLFSPSDVPGLYDAFFADQDEFERLYEKYEQDDSIRKQKVKAVELFSLMMQERASTGRIYIQHVDHCNTHSPFDPAIAPVRQSNLCLEIALPTKPLDDVNDENGEIALCTLSAFNLGAINSLDDLEELATLAVRALDALLDYQDYPIKAANRGAMGRRTLGIGVINFAYYLAKNGVRYSDGSANNLTHKTFEAIQYYLLKASNNLAKEQGACPWFNETTYAQGIMPIDTYKKDLDAICNEPLHLDWDALRKDIQEHGLRNSTLSALMPSETSSQISNATNGIEPPRGHISIKASKDGILRQVVPEYETLKDQYELLWDMPNNDGYLQLVGLMQKFIDQAISSNTNYDPARFPNSKVPMKQLLKDLLTAYKFGVKTLYYQNTRDGADDVQEDMKAEAADDCESGACKI
- the rcsC gene encoding two-component system sensor histidine kinase RcsC, which gives rise to MKYLTSFRTTLRISRYLFRVLAFMLWSLGALLTTFYVLNIFHNKESEIRDEDNLNYDQAQSYIKNSADIMRDVKYMAEKRLSDSMNGLDIINGVISSKNIQPTYHPLYSESDCSQLNDSYRNSLNSLGNMIHYWKDNFSDAYDLNRVFFIGGESLCMVDFGLNSQPIERDNSNVLKSLHEKILKYRNGKNQDKENSLYWVSPGPNKDLGYLYVLTPIYVGNKLEALMGIQQTLRQEDMVTPSSLHTGVTILNADNEPLLSFSESGRNPSILGGFPSEATYFGYMNGYNDLVYKKSLSPSSLSVVYSLPFNTVIERFKILIFNAVLLNIFSALLLFILAWVFERKIFLPAEQNAFRLEEHEQFNHKIVASAPVGISILRISDGVNILSNELAHNYINMLTAEDRQRITRIICDQQVNFVDVITKDNNNIQLSFVHSRYRNEDVAICVLIDVSARVRMEESLQEMANAAEQASQSKSMFLATVSHELRTPLYGIIGNLDLLQTQGLPQGVDRLVTAMNNSSALLLKIISDILDFSKIESEQLKIEPQEFSCREVITHIAGNYLPLVVKKHLGLYCFIEHNVPMSFLGDPVRLQQVLSNILNNAIKFTDTGCIVLHARTCGNYMEFQVRDTGCGIPEREITRLFDPFFQVGSGVQRHFQGTGLGLAICEKLINLMDGDISVDSAPGLGSQFTVRIPLYNATFPCEKPLDAWQGKNLWLEIRNAHLESYLTQLLRHQGANVQRWQPDCILQAEDVLITDTLLMYNGELAAQIEFSIDHIGLPLETRPGYWVHSTSTPLEVTALLNRIYQLEDESEEGGLNLPALGALTTQDNSDINLLVVDDHPINRRLLADQLSSMGYQVVTANDGLDALDAMNVHQIDIVLSDVNMPKLDGYGLTQKLRELGYTLPVIGVTANALAEQRQRCLEAGMDNCLSKPVTLETLRDTLAYYSKSVRRQRDTKV